Part of the Candidatus Methylomirabilota bacterium genome, AGCTCAGGCGCTTCATCAACATCTACGTCAACGAGGAGGACATCCGCTTCCTCCAGGCGAAGAAGACCGCGCTGAAGGACGGCGACCAGGTGTCCATCGTCCCCGCCATCGCCGGAGGCCGCTGAGGGCGGTGGGCGCGACGACGCGGATGCGCCTGCGCCTGACGTTCCCGGCGCACCTCGTCCAGGAGCCGATCGTCTACCGCCTCGTGAAGGACTTCGACATCGTCATCAACATCCGGCGGGCCGACGTGAAGGCCGACCACGGCTGGATGGCGCTCGAGCTCGACGGCGACCCGGCGGCGCTCGAGCGCGGCGTCCGCTGGCTCAAGGAAAAGGGCGTCCAGGTCGATCCGATCGAGCGCGACGTCATCAGCCCGTAAGTGCCGCCGCCGATCTCGCGCCGCGTCCAGGGGTTCACCGAGTCCGTCATCCGCGAGATGACGCGCGTCGTGAGCCAGCACGGCGGCGTCAACCTGGCCCAGGGCATGCCGAACTTCCCGCCGCCGCCGGAGCTCCTCGAGGCCGCGCAC contains:
- a CDS encoding MoaD/ThiS family protein; this encodes LRRFINIYVNEEDIRFLQAKKTALKDGDQVSIVPAIAGGR
- a CDS encoding NIL domain-containing protein, yielding MGATTRMRLRLTFPAHLVQEPIVYRLVKDFDIVINIRRADVKADHGWMALELDGDPAALERGVRWLKEKGVQVDPIERDVISP